The following DNA comes from Acidaminococcales bacterium.
TTCGCCGGAGCGCGTCCCCATAACCAATCCTTCGAGCGGCGTGAATCCCATGCTTGTATCAATTGATTTTCCATATTTAATTGCCGCTATGCTTGCGCCGTTGCCCAAATGGCAGGTAATTATGCGCAGGTCGCTCATGTGTTCGCCCATCATGCTGGCGGCGACTTGCGCCACATATTTATGCGACGTGCCGTGAAAGCCGTACCTTCTTATGCCGTATTTGAGATACAGTTCATAGGGAAGGCCGTAAATATAGGCTATTTTGGGCAAAGTCTGGTGAAACGCCGTGTCAAACACCGCCACCTGCGGCGTGTTGGCCATGAGCTTCATGCATGCTTTTATCCCGACAATATTGGGCGGGTTATGAAGGGGCGCCAATTCCGCACATTCTTCTATGCCTTTCAGCACATAATCGGTTATGAGCACGGAATCGACAAATTTCTCTCCCCCGTGCACAACCCTGTGCCCGATCGCGTCAATGTCCGACAGATCTTTTATAACGCCTTTTTGCGGATCCGTCAAGCTGTCAAGCGCCAGTTTTATAGCCTCTACATGGTCTTTAGCAACCACTTCGTCCACCAATGTATCGCCGCCGGCAGTATATTTCAAAACAGGCTCTTGCAGGCCGATTCTTTCCACAAGCCCTTTTGCCATGATTTTCTCTTCATTGATGTCTATAAGTTGATATTTTAAAGAAGAACTTCCGCAGTTTACCACCAAAATGTTCATCAAAATATCCCTCCCTTTAAAATCATGCCATGATGTATTATACTATAACAAGATGTGAAAATCTCCATGTTTTTTAAGCGGACAGCCAAAACGCCTGTCCATAGGGAAAAATGGGCAAATATGGATAAGATCGCCGGAATAACGGCCGAATACAATCCCTTTCACAATGGACACAAATGGCAGATTGGCGAAATACGATCCCGGTTGGGGCAAATCCCTATAATCGCCGTGATGAGCGGGCACTTCACGCAACGCGGGCAGCCGGCGTTTATGGACAAATGGCTGCGCGCCGAGGCGGCTGTCCGCGGCGGCGTGAATCTGGTAATAGAATTGCCTTTTCACCATGCCTGCAAAAGCGCGGAGTTTTTCGCGCGCGGCGGCACAGCCCTCTTAAACGCCACAGGGATTGTAACCGACGTTTGTTTTGGCGCGGAATGCGACGACATCAACCTTCTATCGGCCATAGCCGCCAAAAGCGTTCAAACGGATTTTACCTTTGCGCTTAAAATGACGCTGCGGGAAGGGCAGACATACGCCAAAGCAGTGGAAACGGCCGTCAGGCTGTTTTTCCCCGATGCTCCTTCCTCTGTTTACCAGCCTAACAGCATCCTGGCGATTGAATACATAAAGGCGCTGAACGCCCTCTCGTCCCCCATGCGACCGGTAGCCGTAAAACGGATGCCTGCGGGCTCGTGGCCTGATGGGGAAATATCCGATGCGCGCTCTGTCAGGGACGCGATAATTAAAAGCCGCTGCCCGGGCAGGGACATATTGAAAGCGCTGCCGCCCTATAGCGCCGAAATATTGCGTAACGCTTTTGGCAATGGCCGGCTTTTGCTTGATGACGGCGCATTGGAAAAGATCGCTTTTTACCGCTTGCGGCACCTGGCGGCGGCAAAGATGCGCAAAATAGCCGATTGCAGCGAGGGATTGGAAAATCGCATAAAAAAAGCCGCTTTGAGCGCAAATTCATTATCGGCCTTGATAGAGCGCGCCGCCAGCCGGCGCTATCCGCAAACCCGCATAATGAGGATCATCAGCCAATTGATAGTGTCAAACGACGAAAACCCGGCCGGGGCACGCGCGCCCTATCTGCGCGTATTGGCTTTTGACGGCCGCGGGCGCGGTTTAATAAAAAAAATACAGGCGGAAAGCCAATCGCCTGTTATAACAAATTTGCCGGATTTTTACAAGAAAAAAGCATCCGAACCGGCCATGCGCGGCATCGACGCCGATATAAAAGCGACGGATGTGTTTTATCTATTGTTAGGGGAAAACGCCGCCGGCCAAGATTTCAGGAAAAAACCGGTCTATGTCAGTTGAACGGCACTTCGCCTTCCGGCTGTTATGTTTCTCCGCGCGCTTTCTTGTTCAGGAATTCTTTGCTTTTTTGCACCGCTTCCGCCGTTTTGTCCAAAGTAGCTTCTATATACTCAAAAATCTCGCCTACATAGATATTAGTTTCCTCGTGCATCTTGTTCGCAAATTCCAGCGCTTCGTCCTGCAACTTTTGCGCGTACTCTTCGGTGTCGCTTCTGATCTTGAACGCTTCCTCGTTGGCGGCCCGCCTTATTTCTTCCGCGAATTCTTTCGCCTGCCTGACGATCTCTTCTTCGGAAATCATTTTCTCCGCAGTAAATTCCGCTTGTTTTATTATGCGCTGTTTTTCCTCCATCGCCTCGTTCCTGTGCCGCTCGCGGTCATTTAAAAGTTGCCGGGCCTGCTTTATTTCCACCGGTACCGCCGTCCTTATCGCATCCATTATCTGACCCAACCGTTCTGGATCAATAAGGTATTTATTAATCAGAGGAATCCTGAATGCGTCCATTATCAAGTTTTCCAAATCGTCCAACACGCGTTCCATTTCATTCATGTACGCAAGCCTCCTTGCATAGTAGCAATTTATTTCAACGCAGAAGCGAATTTCGCATTTTTGAATTTATCGTTTATGCTATCTTCCAAACAGGCCGGCACCAAATTTTTCACGGAACCGCCGAAAGCCAGTATTTCCCTGACGCCGGTTGAACTTAAAAATGAATACTCCGCCTTGGTCATGATAAATATCGTTTCGATATTGGGGTCAAGTTTTTTGATCATCAAAGCCCTTTGAAATTCATATTCAAAATCCGTAAGTGCCCGCAAGCCGCGCAAAATGGCGTTTGCCCCTTCGCGGCGGACATATTCGTGCAGCAAACCCGAAAAACTGTCGACCCGCACGTTCGCTATGTCCCTGGTACACTCCTTTAGCATTTCAACGCGCTCCTGCACCGAAAACATGGCTTTTCCCTTGATCGGGTTATGGAAAACGGCCACTATAATTTCGTCAACCATCACGGACGCCCGCAAAAATATATCAAGGTGGCCGTTCGTGACCGGATCAAAACTGCCCGGGCAGATTACTTTCCTCACATTTCCCTCCTGAAAGCGCGTCCCCGCAAATGAAAGCCGTCATCGTTTCGCCGTATTGTTCGTCGCGTTCAATATGTAGACCTGCCGGCGGAAAAAACTTTTCATGCCTTGAATATTCTATCACGATTATACCATCTTTGGCCAATATATTGTGTTTTTTTATTTTTTTTAATATTAGTTCCACCCAGCCCATTTCATAAGGTGGATCGCAAAAAATAAGATCAAAAAGCTTTTTTCCCCTGGCCAGAAATTCGATAGACTTGAGCGCGTCGCCGCGATATACTTTTACATAGCCGCCCGCTTTTGCCTTTTCGACGTTGCGGGCTATATACTTTATGCTGACCTCATTGCTGTCCACGCACAAGGCCGTGGACGCGCCGCGGCTGAACGCCTCCAGCGCGAGATTGCCGCTGCCGGAAAAAAGATCGAGCACCCGGGCTTCTTTTATTCTCGCCTCGCCTAAAATCGAAAACGCCGATTCTTTAACGCGGTCGGCGGTAGGCCGGACTTGCATCCCTTTGGGCGCAAACAGCTTCAGGCCCTTAATTTTGCCGGCAATAATGCGCATAGGAAAACTCCCCCCAAAATTACGCGCTCCCGCGCGCCTGAAAGTGGGCGCTACGCAACGGCAAGGAAATGCTTTATGTTAAATAAGAAAAGAATAATTCATACAAGCCTTATATTATTTATGATCATAGGTTTTTCTTTTAATTACGACAAAATGGTTTTTTATCTCCGGAAACCAAAAACGACGCCCGTAACCCTTGCCCCCCGCGCGATCGCCACAAGCGCCGCAATCTTATTGCCGCTTGACCAAAGGCCGCCCTGCTTGCAATTTGTCAAGCAACTTGGCTTGATAAACGGCATCTCTATCATTGTACCGCCCGCGGAGCTTCTTGGCAACTATAAAACGCCCGGCAATACCGCTGGACTGCGCAACTGGCTAACCTGGAGCACCGATGGAGCCGATGCCCTGATTGTCTCCATAGACATGCTTTTGCATGGCGGCCTGGTGGCCTCGCGCAGCCCGACGCGGGACGAAAACGCGGAAACGTCCGCTATGGGCTTGCTGCGCTCTTTAAAGCAAAGCAAAAACATTCCCCTCTACGCCTTTTCCATCATACCCCGTCTGCTGATCCCGGAAAACGACGCGACCAAACTTTGGCAATACCACATGATGATCTACGCAATCAAAAAAGATATGTACGACGCCTTCGGCCATGACACGGACTTTATCCGCATGGCCGACATGCTGTCCGTCCTGCCGCCAGAGTTAGTGGAAGATTTTAACCTCCGTTACAGCGCCAACGACAAATTCAACCAAGAACTCTGCCTGCTCGCCGCTTCCGGCGCCTTTGACCGGCTGATCGTCGGACAAGACGACGGGCAGCCGTTTGGCCGCCCTAATGCCAACAAACGCAAAACGGAAAGATACATCGGCAGCCTGAACATAGCGGACAAAGCATTCACCTCCTGCGGCGCGGACGAATTGGCCATGCTGGAATTGGCCGCTTACGCCAATGAGCGCCGGCGGTACACGCCAAAAATAAAAGTCATGTACTCAACGGAAACCGCCGCCAACATGGTCATGCCTTTCATGCCGGCGACCGTCCAAGAGACCGTACGGGAAAAAATCGCCGCCGTCGGCGCGCGGGCGGTTGAAGATGCCGGCAGCGCCGACATAATACTGTTTGTGCATTGCGGCGACGAGAAAACTTCCGCTTCCGACATTGCCCGCGCCGCCCGGCAGGTTCACGCGCTCGCCCAAAGCAAGCTGCTGGCGCTGGTGGATTTAAGCGTAAATTTCCAAAGGCGGGAGACTGTCATGTCCGCGCTTTTAGCGGAAAACATCCCGTTATCTTCCCTGTCCGCCTACGCCGGCTGGAATACCGCAGGCAACTCCATTGGCACGGCCTTGGCGCAAAGCGCGCTTTTTTCCGGCACGGTGAAAAGTTCCGCCGCGGAGCATCTTCCTTATGTTTATCATAAAAACTTTGAGTTTACGATCGCGCGCGTACTTGACGACTGGCTGTATCAAAAAGACGTCCAGGCAAAAACTGGCCTTTTATTGGACAAAGCCGGCCTTGGCCGCGCCATTGCCGAGAAAAAGGAACTGGTTCTGGGAAAAATAAAAGACCTGCTTGAATACAAGCAGGAAAGGATATTTTTGCGCAACATAGGGCTGCACCCTTTTTACAGCGACGATAAACGCCAATATTATATAGTTTCTTTGGAAACAAAAGTAGATCTTCCTTGGAGCCGGCTCTTTGAAATAAGCCTGACGCTGAAAACAGAGACAGGGGAAAGCGCTAAATAACGGCATCGCAGAATGTTTATTTTTCCCTCGCGCGCGGCCGGCTATGCCCGAACTTTCAAAATCGCCGTCCGCCGCGGACCGGGAATTAAACGGGCGGCGATCATTCCAATAACCGGGGCGGCAAACGGCGCGCCCCCAAATAACGTTCCACGTAATAAGCTTTTTGCATGGACGTTATCGTAATCTGGCCGGCGGCGGAGCTGGCGTGGATGAAATTTCCGTCGCCCATGTATATGCCGACATGTGAAGGCCCCGGCTCATAGGTGCTGAAAAAAACCAAATCGCCCGCTTGGACATTGGCCCTCTCCACAGGCACGCCGACATGGAACTGGCCGTCGGCCATTCGCGGCATAGCCACTCCATACTGTCCAAACAAATAGTAGATAAAACCCGAGCAGTCAAAGCCGGCAGGAGTAACGCCGCCCCATACATAAGGCGCGCCCAAAAAACTGCTGGCGTGCACGACTATCTTGCTGTAGCCGCGCGAACTGCCCCTCGCCACATCCTCCGGCGGCGGACTTTTGATTTGTGCGTCAGGCAGGTTCAAGGTTCTTATCGTATCGGCGCCGACGATGCCGTCAGCCGTCAAGCCGTTGACCGTCTGGAACATAAAGACTGCGTTTAGAGTTGCGCTGCCGAAAATGCCGTCAATCGCTCCCCGGTAATAGCCCGCTTCTTGCAGCCTCTTTTGCAGCGCTTCCACCGGCTCGCCGCGCATGCCAAACTTCAACGCCGCCCCCGAATGCCGCAAGGCAACCCGCCCTTTGGCCTTATCCGTTATATTGGGGCCGTCCGGGCGAACATCCTGCGCAAGAGCTGGCCCTTCCGCAACGACCGGTTCCTTCTTTTTCGCGGCAAAAACAAAATCGTTGCCGGCTGCCAACAAAAAAGCAAAAGTCAAAAAACATGCCGCCCAAAGACATTTCCGTCGCATCAGTGTATCAGCCCTTTCAATTTTGTGCCGTCCCCCGGTTAAAACGCTGCCCCGGCGCATTTTGCGATTTATCGCTACAACAATTCCACGACTGCGGCAATGCCCTGGCCGCCGCCAATGCAAAGAGTCGCCAGGCCTTTTGCCGCTTTTTTCTTTTTCATGGCGTACAAAAGCGTAACCAAGATACGCGCGCCCGAAGCGCCGATAGGATGTCCCAGCGCTATGGCGCCGCCGTTGACGTTGACCTTCTCGGGCGGAAACCCAAGCTCGCGCCCGACCGCAACCCATTGCGCGGCAAAGGCTTCGTTGGCTTCTATCAGGTCAATGTCGGAAATTTTCAGCCCCGCTTTAGCCAAGGCCTTTTTGGTAGCCGAAACCGGGCCTATGCCCATTATGGAAGGATCTACGCCCGCGCTGGCGTAAGACAGTATTTTGGCTAACGGTTTTGCGCCCAATTCTTCGGCCCTTTGGTCGGACATCAGCACAAACGCCGCGGCGCCGTCATTAATTCCCGATGCGTTGCCGGCGGTTACCGTGCCGTCTTTTTTGAAAGCGGCCTTTAGTTTGCTAAGGCCGGCCATATCGACGCCGGCTTTAGGGTATTCGTCCACGGCGAAAGTTACGTCGCCTTTTTTGCCCCGCACGGTTACCGGGACAATCTCTTCAACGAACGCGCCCGCCGCAATCGCGCTCACGGCTTTTTCCTGCGACTTGAAACTTGCTTCGTCCTGGTCGAATCTGGTAACGCCGAATTTTTCCGCAACGTTTTCTGCGGTAATGCCCATGTGATAGTCGTTGAAAGAATCCCACAAACCGTCCTTGATCATGGTATCGACGATTTTACCGTCGCCCATGCGATAGCCCCAGCGTGCCTTGTCGATGGCGTATGGCGCGCAGCTCATGTTCTCCATGCCGCCAGCTACCACCACTTCGGCGTCGCCGGCGATTATCGCCTGGCAAGCCAATGTTACCGCTTTCAACCCGGACCCGCACACCTTGTTGACCGTGAAGCTTGACGTTTCAACCGGCAATCCGGCTTTTACCGCCGCCTGGCGGGCAGTATTTTGTCCCTGCGCCGCTTGCAGGACATGTCCCATTATTACCTCATCGACCGTTTTCGGGGCAATCGCCGCCCTTTTTATCGCTTCCCTGATCACGATCGAGCCAAGCTCAACGGCCGTTACATTGGCTAAAGCCCCGTTAAAGTTCCCGATCGGGGTCCTTGTCGCGGAAACTATCACTGCTTGTCGCATTTTATCACCTCATAAATTATTATTCCCGCTCAATGCGCAAAATGATTTGCGCCAAATTTGCGGATTGCCCTTAGGCCGGTTTTCAATGCCGGTCAGTATTGGAAAAACCCCTTCCCGCTTTTGCGGCCGAGTTTGCCGGCCGCTACCATGCGTTTGAGAAGAAGCGCCGGGCGATATTTAGGGTCTTGAAATTCATTGTACAGTACCTGCATGATCGCCAGCACCGTGTCATTGCCGATAAGGTCGCTAAGCGCCAAAGGGCCCATTGGGTGATTGGCGCCGGCGGACATGGCCTTGTCTATAGATTCCGCGTTTGTTATTCCTTCCTGCAAAACTAAAACGGCCTCATTGATCATCGGAATAAGCAATCTGTTGACAACAAAGCCCGGCGAATCAATATTTACCCTGACTACCGTCTTCCCGAGTTTTTCGCCTAACGCCCGGCAAGCTCCACAGGTTTCTTCCGATGTATACAAGCCGGGTATAATTTCCAGCAGTTTCATAACCGGGACCGGATTGAAAAAGTGCATGCCGGTTACTTTTTCCGGCCGCTTCGTGGCGGAAGCGATCTTGGTTATGGAAATGGACGATGTGTTGCTGGCCAAAATGGCGCTTTCGGCACAAAGTTCATCAAGCTTTTTAAAAAGTCCGATTTTCAGATCGACGTCTTCCGTCGCGGCTTCTATCACAAGATCGACGTCCGCGGCCGCCGCCTCAAGGCTATCGCAGACAGTAAGGCTGTTGAGCCAGCCGTTTATTTGCGCATCGTCCGCTTTGCCTTTTTCTTTTAATTTAGCGAAAGCCTTTCCTATTTTAGGCTTTAGCGCGGCAAGCGGCGCCGCTGCCACGTCGTAAGCGTTGACCTGGTACCCTCCTTGCAAAGCGGCTTGAATGATGCCGCCGCCCATTTGCCCTGTTCCGGCAACTAAAATTTTTTTCAAAACTTTCCCCTCCTCAAACAATGCAAAATATAAACCAAAGCGCCGCCTTGAACCGAACTTTCTTTAGCGAGAGCGGCAGCTTCCGCTAAAGCGCGCCGGGCACGGCAAAATTTTATTTGCAGCTTAAAAGCGCGCTTGATATGACCATGCGCTGCACCTGATTGGTACCCTCGTATATTTGGGTTATCTTGGCGTTTCTCATCAGGCGCTCCACCGGATATTCACGGCTGTATCCGTAGCCGCCGTAAATCTGCACCGCTTCGGTTGCGACGGACATGGCGGCGTCAGAGGCGAAAAGTTTGGCCATAGCAGCCTCTTTGCTGAAAGGCAGCCCTTTGTCCTTTTTAGCGGCCGCGTTATAGACAAGCCACCTCGCCGCCTCAACTTGGGTAGCCATGTCGGCGAGCGTAAAGGCGATGGCTTGGTTGCTGGCAATAGGTTTGCCAAACTGTATGCGCTCTTTTGAATATTTAACGGCGTGGTCAAGCGCTCCCTGCGCGATGCCCAGCGCCTGGGCGGCAACGCCGATGCGGCCTCCGTCCAGCGTGGACATGGCTATCTTGAACCCTTCGCCTTCTTTGCCCAACAAGTTGCTTTCCGGGATTTCCAAATCCTCAAAAACAAGTTCGCAAGTAATGGAAGTGTGTATACCCATCTTTTCTTCTTTTTTGCCGAATGTAAAGCCGGGTGTGCCTTTTTCGACAATAAAGGCGGATATGCCCCTTACACCTTTGGTTTTGTCGGTCATAGCGAAAATAACGTATACATCCGCTTCCGAACCGTTTGTTATGAACATTTTGCTACCGTTTATGACGTATTTGTCGCCTTTTTTCACCGCGACAGTCTTTTGCGCCGACGCGTCCGT
Coding sequences within:
- a CDS encoding acetate kinase → MLMNILVVNCGSSSLKYQLIDINEEKIMAKGLVERIGLQEPVLKYTAGGDTLVDEVVAKDHVEAIKLALDSLTDPQKGVIKDLSDIDAIGHRVVHGGEKFVDSVLITDYVLKGIEECAELAPLHNPPNIVGIKACMKLMANTPQVAVFDTAFHQTLPKIAYIYGLPYELYLKYGIRRYGFHGTSHKYVAQVAASMMGEHMSDLRIITCHLGNGASIAAIKYGKSIDTSMGFTPLEGLVMGTRSGELDPAILPFIMEKEHMSAQELDEYLNRKSGILGISGMSSDFRDLEAAAHDGDERSQLAIDIFAYKVKKYIGGYVAAMGGVDAIVFTAGLGENSPAIRDKICNGFEYLGTRIDAERNQMRGKAQEISVRRSPVKIFVIPTNEELVIARDTATICRPIIR
- a CDS encoding nucleotidyltransferase family protein, whose amino-acid sequence is MDKIAGITAEYNPFHNGHKWQIGEIRSRLGQIPIIAVMSGHFTQRGQPAFMDKWLRAEAAVRGGVNLVIELPFHHACKSAEFFARGGTALLNATGIVTDVCFGAECDDINLLSAIAAKSVQTDFTFALKMTLREGQTYAKAVETAVRLFFPDAPSSVYQPNSILAIEYIKALNALSSPMRPVAVKRMPAGSWPDGEISDARSVRDAIIKSRCPGRDILKALPPYSAEILRNAFGNGRLLLDDGALEKIAFYRLRHLAAAKMRKIADCSEGLENRIKKAALSANSLSALIERAASRRYPQTRIMRIISQLIVSNDENPAGARAPYLRVLAFDGRGRGLIKKIQAESQSPVITNLPDFYKKKASEPAMRGIDADIKATDVFYLLLGENAAGQDFRKKPVYVS
- the coaD gene encoding pantetheine-phosphate adenylyltransferase is translated as MRKVICPGSFDPVTNGHLDIFLRASVMVDEIIVAVFHNPIKGKAMFSVQERVEMLKECTRDIANVRVDSFSGLLHEYVRREGANAILRGLRALTDFEYEFQRALMIKKLDPNIETIFIMTKAEYSFLSSTGVREILAFGGSVKNLVPACLEDSINDKFKNAKFASALK
- the rsmD gene encoding 16S rRNA (guanine(966)-N(2))-methyltransferase RsmD, which translates into the protein MRIIAGKIKGLKLFAPKGMQVRPTADRVKESAFSILGEARIKEARVLDLFSGSGNLALEAFSRGASTALCVDSNEVSIKYIARNVEKAKAGGYVKVYRGDALKSIEFLARGKKLFDLIFCDPPYEMGWVELILKKIKKHNILAKDGIIVIEYSRHEKFFPPAGLHIERDEQYGETMTAFICGDALSGGKCEESNLPGQF
- a CDS encoding DUF4127 family protein, whose amino-acid sequence is MIIGFSFNYDKMVFYLRKPKTTPVTLAPRAIATSAAILLPLDQRPPCLQFVKQLGLINGISIIVPPAELLGNYKTPGNTAGLRNWLTWSTDGADALIVSIDMLLHGGLVASRSPTRDENAETSAMGLLRSLKQSKNIPLYAFSIIPRLLIPENDATKLWQYHMMIYAIKKDMYDAFGHDTDFIRMADMLSVLPPELVEDFNLRYSANDKFNQELCLLAASGAFDRLIVGQDDGQPFGRPNANKRKTERYIGSLNIADKAFTSCGADELAMLELAAYANERRRYTPKIKVMYSTETAANMVMPFMPATVQETVREKIAAVGARAVEDAGSADIILFVHCGDEKTSASDIARAARQVHALAQSKLLALVDLSVNFQRRETVMSALLAENIPLSSLSAYAGWNTAGNSIGTALAQSALFSGTVKSSAAEHLPYVYHKNFEFTIARVLDDWLYQKDVQAKTGLLLDKAGLGRAIAEKKELVLGKIKDLLEYKQERIFLRNIGLHPFYSDDKRQYYIVSLETKVDLPWSRLFEISLTLKTETGESAK
- a CDS encoding C40 family peptidase; the protein is MTFAFLLAAGNDFVFAAKKKEPVVAEGPALAQDVRPDGPNITDKAKGRVALRHSGAALKFGMRGEPVEALQKRLQEAGYYRGAIDGIFGSATLNAVFMFQTVNGLTADGIVGADTIRTLNLPDAQIKSPPPEDVARGSSRGYSKIVVHASSFLGAPYVWGGVTPAGFDCSGFIYYLFGQYGVAMPRMADGQFHVGVPVERANVQAGDLVFFSTYEPGPSHVGIYMGDGNFIHASSAAGQITITSMQKAYYVERYLGARRLPPRLLE
- a CDS encoding acetyl-CoA C-acetyltransferase gives rise to the protein MRQAVIVSATRTPIGNFNGALANVTAVELGSIVIREAIKRAAIAPKTVDEVIMGHVLQAAQGQNTARQAAVKAGLPVETSSFTVNKVCGSGLKAVTLACQAIIAGDAEVVVAGGMENMSCAPYAIDKARWGYRMGDGKIVDTMIKDGLWDSFNDYHMGITAENVAEKFGVTRFDQDEASFKSQEKAVSAIAAGAFVEEIVPVTVRGKKGDVTFAVDEYPKAGVDMAGLSKLKAAFKKDGTVTAGNASGINDGAAAFVLMSDQRAEELGAKPLAKILSYASAGVDPSIMGIGPVSATKKALAKAGLKISDIDLIEANEAFAAQWVAVGRELGFPPEKVNVNGGAIALGHPIGASGARILVTLLYAMKKKKAAKGLATLCIGGGQGIAAVVELL
- a CDS encoding 3-hydroxybutyryl-CoA dehydrogenase (converts (S)-3-hydroxybutanoyl-CoA to 3-acetoacetyl-CoA) translates to MKKILVAGTGQMGGGIIQAALQGGYQVNAYDVAAAPLAALKPKIGKAFAKLKEKGKADDAQINGWLNSLTVCDSLEAAAADVDLVIEAATEDVDLKIGLFKKLDELCAESAILASNTSSISITKIASATKRPEKVTGMHFFNPVPVMKLLEIIPGLYTSEETCGACRALGEKLGKTVVRVNIDSPGFVVNRLLIPMINEAVLVLQEGITNAESIDKAMSAGANHPMGPLALSDLIGNDTVLAIMQVLYNEFQDPKYRPALLLKRMVAAGKLGRKSGKGFFQY
- a CDS encoding acyl-CoA dehydrogenase — encoded protein: MFAFTQDQLDAKKTAREFGEKYLAPTVAARDAKEEFSRAIFEEMGKLGLTAICFPEDYNGLDGDTLSYIMAVEEVSKYDDGMGITLSVHVSLCSWPIFAYGTKEQKEKFLPPLCEGSKLGAFALTEPDAGTDASAQKTVAVKKGDKYVINGSKMFITNGSEADVYVIFAMTDKTKGVRGISAFIVEKGTPGFTFGKKEEKMGIHTSITCELVFEDLEIPESNLLGKEGEGFKIAMSTLDGGRIGVAAQALGIAQGALDHAVKYSKERIQFGKPIASNQAIAFTLADMATQVEAARWLVYNAAAKKDKGLPFSKEAAMAKLFASDAAMSVATEAVQIYGGYGYSREYPVERLMRNAKITQIYEGTNQVQRMVISSALLSCK